One window of Candidatus Aminicenantes bacterium genomic DNA carries:
- a CDS encoding SPASM domain-containing protein, with the protein MGEGGRNREEPAPRPAAAGADHPTPRRFLRAGGGRIVLPADLVKKLGTSLGARLEVRERDGRLEIRPNIHSLSRLYVEPTSRCNLACRTCIRNTWREPLGDMPWPLFQRLTAQLADLPHLESVMFAGFGEPTAHPDILRMIRAVKSRGLRAEITTNGTLLDGPMIDGLRRAGLDMLWASFDSAGEAGFEDIRRGAKFGPVVAALQALQAGNIKSEHPIKVGLSFVVMRRNVADLEALDELARRVGADRVLVSNILPYSAEMEKEMLCALTLTTESFAAAAAKTEVRLPRLDITPATRETILRLLRGYENLNLMGNPIFAETNYCRFVEDRTSFIRWDGAVAPCMGLLHGYKTFLYGYERNVKPHGFGNIDRNTLSSVWRSSSYQSFRERVREFDFAPCHICGGCNMLENNEEDCLGNVFPTCGGCLWAQGIIQCP; encoded by the coding sequence ATGGGTGAGGGCGGACGTAATCGAGAGGAGCCCGCGCCCCGGCCGGCCGCGGCCGGCGCGGATCATCCCACGCCCCGCCGTTTCTTGAGAGCCGGCGGCGGCCGGATCGTCCTACCGGCCGACTTGGTCAAGAAGCTCGGCACCTCGCTCGGCGCCCGCCTGGAAGTTCGAGAGCGAGACGGCCGACTCGAAATCCGGCCCAACATCCATAGCCTTTCCCGTCTCTATGTCGAGCCGACGTCCCGCTGCAACCTGGCCTGCCGCACCTGCATCCGGAATACCTGGAGGGAGCCGCTGGGCGACATGCCCTGGCCGCTCTTCCAGCGCCTCACGGCGCAGCTTGCCGATTTGCCCCACCTGGAATCGGTCATGTTCGCGGGCTTCGGCGAGCCGACCGCTCACCCGGACATCCTGCGCATGATCCGGGCCGTCAAGAGCCGCGGCCTACGGGCGGAGATTACCACCAACGGCACTTTACTCGACGGCCCGATGATCGACGGTCTGCGTCGGGCGGGCCTGGATATGCTCTGGGCCTCTTTCGACTCGGCGGGCGAGGCTGGATTTGAGGATATCCGGAGAGGAGCGAAGTTCGGGCCGGTCGTCGCCGCTCTGCAAGCGCTGCAAGCGGGGAACATCAAGAGCGAGCACCCGATTAAGGTCGGGCTGTCCTTCGTCGTCATGCGCCGCAACGTGGCCGATCTCGAGGCCCTGGACGAGCTGGCGCGCAGGGTCGGCGCGGACAGGGTGCTGGTCAGCAACATCCTCCCTTACTCGGCCGAGATGGAAAAGGAGATGCTCTGCGCCCTGACCCTGACCACGGAGTCGTTCGCCGCCGCCGCGGCCAAGACGGAAGTCCGCCTGCCGCGCCTGGACATCACGCCCGCTACACGCGAGACGATCCTGCGCCTTCTACGCGGGTACGAAAACTTAAATCTGATGGGCAACCCGATCTTCGCCGAGACGAACTACTGCCGCTTCGTCGAAGACCGGACTTCGTTCATCCGCTGGGACGGCGCCGTGGCGCCCTGCATGGGCCTGCTGCACGGATACAAGACGTTTCTTTACGGATACGAAAGGAATGTCAAACCCCATGGTTTTGGGAATATCGACCGTAATACTCTGAGCTCCGTCTGGAGATCTTCATCTTATCAAAGCTTCCGGGAGAGGGTTCGCGAATTTGACTTCGCGCCCTGCCATATCTGCGGGGGGTGCAATATGCTCGAAAACAACGAGGAGGACTGCTTGGGGAACGTCTTTCCCACCTGCGGCGGCTGCCTCTGGGCACAAGGCATCATTCAGTGCCCCTAG
- a CDS encoding glycine cleavage system protein H codes for MEFLATTVDKFTFRVPTDRIFTPEGIWFQATTEVQPNRWRIGLTDFLQQHSGDLTFALIRPEGTLLTIGAEIGTIETVKANLSLTSPVAGTIVTVNLDLELTPELINQDPYEKGWLAMIEVAADDPLASRLMSPAAYFDHMKGLAEAEVRSR; via the coding sequence ATGGAATTCCTGGCAACAACGGTCGACAAGTTCACTTTTCGGGTTCCGACCGACCGCATCTTCACCCCGGAGGGGATCTGGTTTCAAGCGACAACCGAAGTCCAGCCGAACCGCTGGCGCATCGGCTTAACGGATTTCCTTCAACAACACAGCGGGGACCTGACGTTTGCCCTGATCCGCCCGGAAGGGACGCTGCTGACGATCGGCGCCGAGATCGGGACCATTGAGACGGTCAAGGCCAATCTCAGCCTGACATCTCCGGTCGCCGGAACCATCGTCACCGTCAATCTCGATCTCGAATTGACGCCTGAGCTTATCAATCAGGACCCTTATGAGAAAGGCTGGCTGGCCATGATCGAAGTCGCCGCGGACGACCCTCTCGCTTCCCGGCTCATGTCGCCCGCCGCTTACTTCGATCACATGAAGGGCCTGGCCGAGGCGGAGGTCCGATCCCGATGA
- a CDS encoding putative zinc-binding protein, protein MPKLPEKKAGIIACSGEELAEGTVTRLAALKVLDETRPSETVTLCLPLFLAGGQGERTFARFYPTITVDGCGLRCAAKATERYSAKPASSLVVTEIAEAKGITGIAGRRRLNEAGEKAVEAVAEILQAEVDRVLGPSRRGPRRADQKPAAGTPPVVCSCGSGLSVLPLQIAGRRVEVLALPAIFEEFFGSGGQDDETGLRDLLARVAVYNEIPAGEEAAWRDALSLEVEARTRKEKP, encoded by the coding sequence ATGCCTAAGCTTCCCGAAAAAAAGGCGGGCATTATCGCCTGTTCGGGCGAAGAGCTGGCCGAAGGGACGGTCACCCGGCTGGCGGCCCTTAAAGTGCTGGACGAGACGCGCCCCAGCGAGACGGTCACGTTGTGCCTCCCTCTCTTTCTGGCGGGCGGCCAAGGAGAGAGGACCTTCGCCCGGTTCTATCCCACCATCACCGTGGACGGCTGCGGACTGCGATGCGCGGCCAAGGCCACCGAGCGATATTCGGCCAAGCCTGCCTCAAGCCTCGTCGTAACGGAGATCGCTGAAGCCAAGGGCATCACCGGGATCGCCGGCCGCCGGCGATTGAACGAAGCCGGGGAAAAGGCGGTGGAAGCCGTCGCCGAAATCCTGCAAGCCGAAGTGGATCGAGTTTTGGGCCCTTCTCGGCGCGGTCCCCGCCGGGCCGATCAAAAGCCGGCCGCCGGCACGCCTCCAGTCGTTTGCTCCTGCGGATCCGGCCTGTCCGTCCTACCTTTGCAGATCGCCGGCCGCCGGGTCGAAGTCTTGGCCCTGCCCGCAATCTTCGAAGAGTTTTTCGGATCCGGCGGCCAGGATGATGAAACCGGGCTCCGAGACCTTTTAGCACGCGTGGCCGTCTATAACGAGATCCCGGCCGGGGAAGAGGCGGCCTGGCGGGATGCCCTTAGCCTGGAAGTCGAAGCCCGAACCCGCAAGGAGAAGCCATGA
- a CDS encoding OsmC family protein, whose product MSLTAVYHADVKWTGEHWGHLRLGNGPEMPFSAPPDAQGHPGVLTPEDAFVAAANTCVMMMFLWACERFRLDLLSFECRAEGTKLIELDRTETFTTLRLKPRIRIGLKGERLDIVSARAEKALAAARKYSLIANSVKSEVIIETEFLYE is encoded by the coding sequence ATGAGTCTGACGGCCGTCTATCATGCCGACGTAAAGTGGACGGGTGAGCACTGGGGGCATCTCCGCCTGGGCAACGGGCCGGAGATGCCGTTTTCGGCTCCGCCGGACGCGCAGGGCCACCCCGGCGTCCTCACCCCCGAGGACGCTTTCGTCGCCGCCGCGAATACTTGCGTCATGATGATGTTCCTATGGGCCTGCGAAAGGTTCCGGCTTGACCTCCTGTCCTTTGAGTGCCGGGCGGAAGGGACCAAGCTCATTGAGCTGGACCGCACGGAGACCTTCACAACCCTGCGGCTTAAGCCCCGCATCCGGATCGGCCTTAAGGGCGAGCGCCTCGACATCGTTTCCGCCCGCGCGGAGAAGGCTCTGGCCGCGGCCCGCAAGTACAGCCTGATCGCCAATTCCGTGAAGTCCGAGGTCATCATCGAAACCGAATTCCTCTATGAGTGA